One stretch of Streptomyces peucetius DNA includes these proteins:
- a CDS encoding nucleotidyltransferase family protein, with translation MHAVILAGGKGVRLRPYTTALPKPLVPIGDRHAILEIVLRQLAAAGFTSCTLAIGHLGHIIRAYVGNGSQWGLRVGYSTEDSPLGTMGPLLTMMDRLPERFLVMNGDVLTDLDYGDVLTRHTDSGAPLTVATYARKVAIDFGVLTTESGRVTGFAEKPSMDYRVSMGVYGLSRDTLAGYTPGLPLGFDELMLDLLKAGDPPHAYEFDGYWLDIGRPDDYDRANAEFTTHRGLLLKGA, from the coding sequence ATGCACGCAGTGATACTCGCCGGAGGCAAGGGCGTCCGGCTCCGCCCGTACACGACCGCACTGCCGAAACCGCTGGTGCCCATCGGTGACCGGCACGCGATCCTGGAGATCGTGCTCCGCCAGCTGGCCGCCGCCGGCTTCACCAGCTGCACCCTCGCGATCGGCCATCTCGGCCACATCATCCGCGCCTACGTCGGCAACGGCTCCCAGTGGGGTCTGCGGGTCGGGTACTCCACCGAGGACAGCCCGCTCGGCACCATGGGCCCGCTGCTCACCATGATGGACCGGCTCCCGGAGCGCTTCCTCGTGATGAACGGGGACGTCCTCACGGACCTGGACTACGGCGACGTGCTCACCCGGCACACCGACTCCGGCGCGCCGCTGACCGTCGCGACGTACGCGCGCAAGGTCGCCATCGACTTCGGGGTGCTGACCACCGAGTCGGGCCGGGTCACCGGCTTCGCGGAGAAGCCGAGCATGGACTACCGGGTCTCCATGGGCGTGTACGGCCTGAGCCGGGACACCCTCGCCGGGTACACGCCGGGCCTGCCGCTCGGTTTCGACGAACTGATGCTGGACCTGCTGAAGGCCGGAGACCCGCCGCACGCCTACGAGTTCGACGGCTACTGGCTCGACATCGGCCGGCCGGACGACTACGACCGCGCCAATGCCGAGTTCACCACCCACCGCGGCCTCCTGCTCAAGGGAGCGTGA
- a CDS encoding NAD-dependent epimerase/dehydratase family protein yields the protein MRILLLGSTGFIGGHTAERLRALADVRLLLGGRNLGSDLEADLTADPDVLESALRLAAPDVVVNCAGLVAGSAVRLTDVNARGPAALCEAMRDTVPGARLVHLGSAAEYGPCVPGEPVAESAATRPLGPYGATKLAGTVAVTASGVDAVVLRVFNPVGPGAPSSGLAGRLAAELRRAGERGRVRVGDLSAHRDFVDVRDVADAVAAAVTAEEPLPPVVNIGSGQPARVRELASLLIEAAGFTGQLDEAGDGSARSAAVPWQAADISAARIALGWRPRRALAESVADLWHAAVAGGGTGGGTGRGASAGAGRRPGVSTGSDTGPGTGSVREAIGPA from the coding sequence GTGCGCATCCTCCTGCTCGGCTCCACCGGATTCATCGGCGGTCACACCGCAGAAAGACTGCGTGCCCTGGCGGACGTCCGGCTGCTGCTCGGCGGCCGGAACCTCGGCTCCGACCTGGAGGCCGATCTGACCGCCGACCCCGACGTGCTCGAGTCGGCGCTCCGGCTCGCGGCGCCCGATGTGGTCGTCAACTGCGCGGGCCTCGTTGCGGGCAGCGCGGTACGGCTCACGGACGTCAACGCACGGGGGCCGGCCGCCCTGTGCGAGGCGATGCGGGACACCGTGCCGGGCGCGCGTCTCGTGCATCTGGGCTCGGCCGCCGAGTACGGTCCCTGCGTGCCCGGTGAACCCGTCGCCGAGTCGGCCGCGACCCGGCCGCTCGGCCCCTACGGTGCGACGAAGCTGGCAGGCACGGTCGCCGTGACCGCCTCCGGCGTCGACGCGGTGGTGCTGCGCGTCTTCAACCCGGTCGGTCCCGGTGCTCCGTCGTCGGGGCTGGCCGGCCGGCTCGCCGCAGAACTGCGGCGGGCCGGCGAGCGGGGCAGGGTCCGGGTCGGCGACCTGTCGGCACACCGGGACTTCGTCGACGTACGAGACGTGGCGGACGCGGTCGCCGCGGCCGTGACCGCCGAGGAACCGCTGCCGCCGGTCGTCAACATCGGCAGTGGGCAACCGGCCCGGGTCCGGGAGCTGGCCTCTCTGCTGATCGAGGCGGCGGGGTTCACCGGGCAGCTCGACGAGGCCGGTGACGGCTCCGCGCGCTCGGCGGCCGTGCCGTGGCAGGCGGCGGACATCTCAGCGGCCCGCATCGCGCTCGGCTGGCGGCCGCGCCGCGCACTGGCCGAGTCCGTCGCCGACCTGTGGCACGCGGCCGTGGCGGGTGGTGGTACGGGCGGGGGCACAGGCAGGGGCGCGAGCGCGGGTGCCGGTCGCCGCCCCGGTGTCAGTACCGGCTCCGACACCGGCCCCGGCACCGGCTCCGTACGGGAGGCGATCGGCCCGGCATGA
- a CDS encoding spherulation-specific family 4 protein, whose amino-acid sequence MKLLVPLYVHPAVDPAAWRILVDRAPMLYGVVLNAADGPGSAPDAGFVSAAAALRSAGVRVLGYVDTDYGRRSARAVAGDYGRHRDWYGTDGVFLDQVVPDQAGVRHYRRLTREARSHGARTVVLNPGLHPAPGYAAFADLLVTFEGGWEAYRAAPAAPSWTEAHPPEAFCHLVHGVPRGLAGLAARTAALRRAAVHCAVPGRGPNPWSALPPALREAS is encoded by the coding sequence ATGAAGCTGCTCGTTCCGCTCTATGTCCACCCCGCCGTCGACCCGGCCGCCTGGCGGATCCTCGTCGACCGCGCTCCCATGCTGTACGGCGTCGTGCTCAACGCCGCCGACGGTCCGGGGAGCGCGCCCGACGCCGGGTTCGTCAGCGCGGCGGCCGCGCTGCGGTCGGCCGGAGTGCGGGTGCTCGGCTACGTGGACACCGACTACGGTCGCCGCTCCGCCCGGGCCGTCGCCGGCGACTACGGGCGTCACCGCGACTGGTACGGCACGGACGGAGTCTTCCTCGACCAGGTCGTGCCCGACCAGGCCGGGGTGCGCCACTACCGGCGCCTGACCAGGGAGGCCAGGTCCCACGGCGCGAGGACGGTCGTCCTCAATCCGGGACTGCACCCGGCGCCCGGCTACGCGGCGTTCGCCGATCTGCTGGTCACCTTCGAGGGCGGCTGGGAAGCGTACCGCGCGGCACCGGCCGCGCCTTCGTGGACCGAGGCCCACCCGCCGGAGGCGTTCTGCCACCTGGTGCACGGGGTGCCGCGCGGGCTGGCGGGGCTGGCGGCGCGTACCGCCGCACTGCGCCGGGCCGCGGTGCACTGCGCCGTACCGGGCCGGGGGCCGAACCCGTGGTCGGCGCTGCCGCCGGCCCTGCGCGAGGCGTCATGA
- a CDS encoding DMT family transporter yields the protein MSSLALSVILSLVSAVAYAAGAILQEHVATTTPSRPYAPLHQPGWWTAVALNGTGAVLHVVALAYGPLSLVQPLGALTIVFALPMAALFVRRRAGATAWRGAIMATVGLAGLLALTGETESRPLDTAGRGALALATLGTVALLFLAAQGVQRPIQRSVLLAGAAGVAFGIASVFTKSVAVDWTWGSPFAQWPSLAVIAALATGGLLLSQASYRGAGLAAPLATLTVVNPVVAAVVGITMFGEDFRYGVAGTTLALGCGVVAAGGLILLTVERLGSGLPRRAGSDRHASGPQVREGVDVGAVPGARTDLEVEMRSRAVAGGS from the coding sequence ATGAGTTCCCTCGCGCTGTCCGTGATCCTGTCGCTGGTCTCCGCGGTCGCCTACGCGGCCGGGGCGATCCTTCAGGAGCACGTGGCGACCACCACCCCCTCACGCCCGTACGCACCGCTCCACCAGCCCGGATGGTGGACCGCCGTCGCCCTCAACGGCACGGGAGCGGTCCTGCACGTGGTGGCCCTCGCATACGGCCCGCTGAGCCTGGTGCAGCCGCTGGGAGCACTGACCATCGTCTTCGCGCTGCCGATGGCCGCGCTGTTCGTACGGCGCCGGGCGGGCGCCACGGCCTGGCGCGGCGCGATCATGGCGACCGTCGGCCTCGCGGGGCTGCTCGCCCTCACGGGGGAGACGGAATCCCGCCCCCTGGACACCGCCGGGCGCGGCGCGCTCGCGTTGGCCACCCTCGGCACGGTGGCGCTGCTCTTCCTGGCGGCCCAGGGCGTGCAGCGGCCGATCCAGCGCAGTGTGCTGCTGGCAGGCGCGGCCGGCGTCGCCTTCGGCATCGCTTCCGTCTTCACCAAATCGGTGGCCGTGGACTGGACGTGGGGCTCACCGTTCGCCCAGTGGCCGAGCCTGGCGGTCATCGCCGCGCTGGCCACCGGCGGCCTGCTCCTGTCCCAGGCCTCCTACCGCGGCGCGGGGCTCGCCGCGCCGCTGGCGACGCTCACCGTCGTCAACCCGGTCGTCGCGGCGGTCGTGGGCATCACCATGTTCGGCGAGGACTTCCGCTACGGCGTGGCGGGCACGACGCTCGCCCTCGGCTGCGGCGTGGTGGCGGCCGGCGGGCTGATCCTGCTCACCGTCGAACGTCTGGGCAGCGGGCTGCCCCGGCGGGCCGGCTCAGATCGTCACGCCTCTGGCCCGCAGGTACGCGAGGGGGTCGATGTCGGAGCCGTACCCGGGGCCCGTACGGATCTCGAAGTGGAGATGCGGTCCCGTGCTGTTGCCGGTGGATCCTGA
- a CDS encoding endo alpha-1,4 polygalactosaminidase, producing MSPRSRAVVAALVLALLAACTAPDGGGSRPRWLPRPGTDWQWQLDGRIDHGVDVPVYDIDGFENDASTVRRLHREGRKVICYINAGAWEDFRPDAGQFPRSVLGSPNGWAGERWLDIRRLDVLRPLMAARIEMCRERGFDAVEPDLLDGWTNDTGFPLTAAHQLAYNRMIARLAHERGLSVGLKNDLDQVPELVDDFDFAVNEECAQYGDCAALTPFVEAGKAVFHVEYALPLDRFCGETERLGLSSMRKRLDLGAWRRPC from the coding sequence ATGAGTCCCCGGTCCCGCGCGGTTGTCGCCGCCCTGGTACTGGCGCTGCTCGCCGCGTGTACGGCACCCGACGGCGGCGGCTCCCGGCCGCGGTGGCTGCCGCGGCCGGGCACGGACTGGCAGTGGCAGCTGGACGGGAGGATCGACCACGGCGTCGACGTACCGGTCTACGACATCGACGGGTTCGAGAACGACGCCTCGACCGTGCGAAGGCTCCACCGCGAGGGCCGCAAGGTGATCTGCTACATCAATGCCGGGGCGTGGGAGGACTTCCGCCCCGACGCCGGGCAGTTCCCGCGCTCGGTGCTGGGCTCGCCCAACGGCTGGGCGGGCGAGCGCTGGCTGGACATCCGCCGGCTCGACGTCCTGCGGCCGCTGATGGCCGCGCGGATCGAGATGTGCCGTGAACGCGGTTTCGACGCGGTCGAACCCGACCTGCTCGACGGCTGGACCAACGACACCGGCTTCCCGCTGACGGCCGCGCACCAGCTCGCCTACAACCGGATGATCGCGCGGCTCGCCCATGAACGGGGACTGTCGGTCGGCCTCAAGAACGACCTGGACCAGGTGCCCGAACTCGTCGACGACTTCGATTTCGCCGTGAACGAGGAGTGCGCCCAGTACGGGGACTGCGCGGCGCTGACACCTTTCGTCGAGGCGGGGAAGGCCGTCTTCCATGTCGAGTACGCGCTTCCCTTGGACCGGTTCTGCGGCGAGACCGAGCGCCTGGGCCTCAGCTCGATGCGCAAGAGGCTCGACCTGGGGGCGTGGCGCCGGCCCTGCTGA
- a CDS encoding SDR family NAD(P)-dependent oxidoreductase: protein MNTLVAVTGAEGFIGSHLTETLVAAGFRVRAMAQYNSFSSYGWLETLSPDVLDQVEIVLGDVRDPGSVQQLVEGAEAVYHLAALIAIPYSYQAPHSYVDTNVTGTLNVLEAVRRLGIPRLVHTSTSETYGTARTVPISEDHPINTQSPYAASKAGGDRLADSYHASFGTPVVTLRPFNTFGPRQSMRAVIPTVIGQVAAGTRTITLGDPRPTRDFLYVKDTAHAFLAVGTAPADAVVGRTFNAGTGGEVSVGELAALIGKLMGAELEIRQDEQRIRPAASEVMRLVANASRLRAATGWGPEYDLERGLGHTIDFFRNPANLARYKTGIYNI from the coding sequence GTGAACACGCTGGTCGCCGTCACCGGGGCAGAGGGGTTCATCGGTTCGCATCTGACCGAGACACTCGTCGCCGCGGGTTTCCGGGTCCGGGCCATGGCCCAGTACAACTCCTTCTCTTCCTACGGCTGGCTGGAGACCCTCTCCCCCGACGTGCTGGATCAGGTCGAGATCGTCCTCGGTGACGTCCGCGACCCGGGTTCGGTCCAGCAGCTCGTCGAAGGAGCCGAGGCGGTCTACCACCTCGCCGCCCTCATCGCGATCCCTTACTCCTACCAGGCGCCGCACAGTTACGTGGACACCAACGTCACCGGCACGCTCAACGTGCTCGAGGCGGTGCGGCGGCTCGGCATCCCCCGGCTGGTGCACACCTCCACCAGTGAGACGTACGGCACCGCCCGGACGGTGCCGATCAGCGAGGACCATCCGATCAACACCCAGTCCCCCTACGCCGCTTCGAAGGCGGGCGGCGACCGGCTCGCCGACAGCTACCACGCGAGCTTCGGCACGCCGGTGGTGACACTGCGGCCGTTCAACACCTTCGGGCCGCGCCAGTCGATGCGCGCCGTCATCCCCACCGTCATCGGACAGGTCGCGGCCGGGACACGGACCATCACCCTCGGGGACCCCCGCCCGACCCGCGACTTCCTGTACGTCAAGGACACCGCGCACGCGTTCCTCGCGGTGGGCACGGCACCCGCCGACGCCGTCGTGGGCCGCACCTTCAACGCCGGCACCGGCGGCGAGGTGTCGGTCGGCGAACTGGCCGCACTCATCGGCAAGCTGATGGGCGCGGAGCTCGAGATACGCCAGGACGAGCAGCGCATCAGGCCGGCGGCCTCCGAGGTGATGCGTCTGGTCGCCAACGCCTCCCGGCTGCGCGCGGCGACCGGCTGGGGGCCCGAGTACGACCTGGAGCGCGGTCTCGGCCACACCATCGACTTCTTCCGCAACCCGGCCAATCTGGCCCGCTACAAGACCGGCATCTACAACATCTGA
- a CDS encoding transglycosylase family protein, whose translation MAGTGRHRRYQPSRINRASFTVTAGGAGMALPLIGAGSAHAASVDAWEKVAACESTGDWRINSGNGYYGGLQFSQATWEGYGGRQYAPRADLATRDQQIAVAEKVLEGQGPRAWPTCSAEAGLTRGGEAPDIARTGPQEAAPPKRITPKNAASPTTVPTQREGYTVARGDSLSKIARSERVRGGWQQLYARNRTVVGDDPDLIFPGQRLTLRGRSAPPEERTSSGNDRPATKPQAKPAPRPEAKPEPKQQPKQQQKQQPKPRQQPKPQPKPPTAAPKAPKAPVAHTAPAVAPVAAGPSTSYRKAGSSWSSGYHTGVDFPVPTGTSVKAVAAGKVVSAGWGGAYGYEIVVRHGDGRYSQYAHLSAMNVRAGQQVSAGQRIARSGSTGNSTGPHLHFEIRTGPGYGSDIDPLAYLRARGVTI comes from the coding sequence ATGGCCGGAACCGGTCGGCACCGCAGATACCAGCCGAGCCGTATCAACCGCGCTTCGTTCACCGTCACCGCCGGCGGCGCCGGCATGGCCCTGCCCCTGATCGGGGCCGGGTCCGCGCACGCCGCGTCCGTGGACGCGTGGGAGAAGGTCGCGGCCTGCGAGTCCACCGGCGACTGGCGGATCAACAGCGGCAACGGCTACTACGGCGGTCTCCAGTTCAGCCAGGCCACCTGGGAGGGCTACGGCGGCCGGCAGTACGCTCCGCGCGCGGATCTCGCCACCAGGGACCAGCAGATCGCAGTCGCGGAGAAGGTCCTCGAAGGACAGGGGCCGCGCGCGTGGCCGACCTGCTCGGCCGAGGCGGGGCTGACCCGTGGTGGCGAGGCCCCGGACATCGCGAGGACGGGACCGCAGGAGGCCGCGCCGCCCAAGCGGATCACGCCGAAGAACGCCGCGTCCCCGACCACCGTTCCGACGCAGCGCGAGGGCTACACCGTCGCCCGCGGCGACTCGCTGTCCAAGATCGCACGCTCGGAGCGCGTCAGGGGCGGCTGGCAGCAGTTGTACGCACGCAACCGCACGGTCGTCGGGGACGATCCCGATCTGATCTTCCCGGGACAGCGGCTGACCCTGCGGGGCAGGTCTGCCCCGCCCGAGGAGCGGACGTCCTCCGGAAACGACCGCCCGGCAACGAAGCCGCAGGCCAAGCCGGCGCCCCGCCCGGAAGCGAAGCCCGAGCCGAAGCAACAGCCGAAGCAGCAGCAGAAGCAGCAGCCGAAACCACGGCAGCAGCCGAAGCCGCAGCCGAAACCACCCACCGCGGCGCCGAAGGCGCCCAAGGCGCCCGTCGCGCACACCGCGCCCGCCGTCGCCCCCGTCGCGGCCGGCCCGTCGACCTCGTACCGCAAGGCGGGTTCGTCGTGGTCGAGCGGCTACCACACCGGCGTGGACTTCCCGGTCCCGACCGGGACCTCCGTGAAGGCCGTCGCCGCCGGGAAGGTCGTCTCGGCCGGCTGGGGCGGCGCGTACGGGTACGAGATCGTCGTCCGGCACGGCGACGGCAGGTACAGCCAGTACGCCCATCTGTCGGCCATGAACGTGCGCGCGGGCCAGCAGGTGAGCGCCGGTCAGCGGATCGCCCGCTCAGGATCCACCGGCAACAGCACGGGACCGCATCTCCACTTCGAGATCCGTACGGGCCCCGGGTACGGCTCCGACATCGACCCCCTCGCGTACCTGCGGGCCAGAGGCGTGACGATCTGA